The Streptomyces laurentii genome contains a region encoding:
- a CDS encoding homoserine/homoserine lactone efflux protein (identified by MetaGeneAnnotator; putative;~sequence version:1) produces MAISTSLWSFALVVGLLTLTPGLDTALILRTAALGRRNRAWGVVLGIQSGTLLWGALTSLGVTALFTASHLAYMALRWIGAAYLVWMGVRMLRDTFRGLPTTGAGASDPLTGKDSFTGGWRQGTLTNLLNPKMGAFYVAVLPQFVPAGAHHFTMGLLLTTVHIVIGLMWSAVLIGFARVLNGQLRRPQARRLLDRITGTVIAAFGVRLALGD; encoded by the coding sequence ATGGCAATAAGCACATCGCTGTGGTCCTTCGCCCTCGTCGTAGGGCTTCTCACGCTGACTCCCGGCCTCGACACCGCTCTGATCCTGCGTACCGCCGCCCTCGGCAGGCGCAACAGAGCCTGGGGCGTCGTCCTCGGAATCCAGTCGGGCACCCTCCTGTGGGGTGCGCTCACCTCCCTCGGGGTGACCGCGCTCTTCACCGCCTCGCACCTCGCCTACATGGCGTTGCGCTGGATCGGTGCCGCGTATCTCGTCTGGATGGGCGTCCGTATGCTGCGGGACACCTTCCGGGGCCTGCCCACGACCGGCGCCGGCGCATCCGACCCGCTTACCGGGAAGGACTCGTTCACCGGCGGCTGGCGGCAGGGGACGCTCACCAACCTCCTCAATCCGAAGATGGGTGCCTTCTACGTCGCCGTCCTGCCCCAGTTCGTCCCCGCCGGCGCACACCACTTCACCATGGGGCTGCTGCTCACCACGGTGCACATCGTCATCGGCCTGATGTGGTCGGCCGTCCTCATCGGCTTCGCCCGAGTGCTGAACGGACAGCTGCGACGTCCTCAGGCCCGTCGTCTGCTCGACCGCATCACCGGGACCGTCATCGCCGCCTTCGGCGTCCGGCTCGCTCTCGGCGACTGA